One Micromonospora craniellae genomic region harbors:
- a CDS encoding acyl-CoA dehydrogenase family protein, translated as MSTATGHESALEEVLAAAAAHAEQADEAAEFPTAALDAMRATGLLGLLVPAEHGGGGGGLDDLVDVTLRLARVDMSVALIFAMHCQQVVVVVRHAEGPFAERLLPELGKGDVYLASVTTEHGKGGHLLSSESTVRQDAGTLTIDRDAPIVTGGQHADAYLITTLAPDATSPAQVSLVYARRDQLTLEVRGGWQPLGMRATQSVPMRLTGRVPADQVIGASGKFREIVAPTFGPLAHIGWSAAWLGAATGALSRILHHIRDAGRGQFDPSSELLLTRLARIRGRLDLVNALLRHTVAAVQGSPDVADPSTQLLVNSLKVHAAEQCFAAADEMVELVGLRHGYLRSSPLYLERVFRDLRSASLNYANDRLLLVNGALTLRDRQVHLA; from the coding sequence GTGAGCACCGCGACCGGCCATGAGAGCGCGCTGGAGGAGGTGCTGGCCGCCGCCGCCGCGCACGCGGAGCAGGCCGACGAGGCGGCGGAGTTCCCCACGGCGGCGCTGGACGCGATGCGGGCCACCGGCCTGCTCGGCCTGCTGGTGCCGGCGGAGCACGGCGGCGGGGGCGGCGGGCTCGACGACCTCGTCGACGTGACCCTGCGGCTGGCCCGGGTGGACATGTCCGTCGCACTGATCTTCGCGATGCACTGCCAGCAGGTCGTGGTGGTGGTCCGGCATGCCGAAGGCCCGTTCGCCGAGCGGCTCCTGCCGGAGCTCGGCAAGGGCGACGTCTACCTCGCCTCGGTGACCACCGAACACGGCAAGGGCGGGCACCTGCTCAGCTCGGAGTCGACGGTCCGGCAGGACGCCGGGACCCTCACGATCGACCGGGACGCCCCCATCGTGACCGGCGGCCAGCACGCCGACGCGTACCTCATCACCACGCTGGCGCCGGACGCCACCTCGCCCGCCCAGGTCTCCCTGGTGTACGCCCGCCGCGACCAGCTCACGCTGGAGGTGCGCGGCGGCTGGCAGCCGCTGGGCATGCGGGCCACCCAGAGCGTGCCGATGCGGCTGACCGGGCGGGTGCCGGCCGACCAGGTGATCGGCGCCTCCGGGAAGTTCCGCGAGATCGTCGCCCCCACCTTCGGCCCGTTGGCGCACATCGGCTGGTCGGCGGCGTGGCTCGGCGCGGCCACCGGCGCGCTGTCGCGGATCCTGCACCACATCCGCGACGCCGGCCGGGGTCAGTTCGATCCCTCCTCAGAGCTGCTGCTGACCCGGCTGGCCCGCATCCGGGGCCGGCTCGACCTGGTCAACGCCCTGCTGCGGCACACCGTCGCCGCCGTGCAGGGCAGCCCGGACGTGGCCGACCCGTCGACCCAGTTGCTGGTGAACTCCCTGAAGGTGCACGCCGCCGAGCAGTGCTTCGCCGCCGCCGACGAGATGGTGGAGCTGGTCGGCCTGCGGCACGGCTACCTCAGGTCGTCGCCGCTGTACCTGGAGCGGGTCTTCCGGGACCTCCGCTCCGCCTCGCTGAACTACGCCAACGACCGGCTGCTGCTGGTCAACGGGGCGCTGACCCTGCGGGACCGGCAGGTGCACCTTGCCTGA
- a CDS encoding phosphopantetheine-binding protein yields MDAAFPDLLKPFLKYAGTQPITAEASLNELGLDSMRAIELLFTIEDTYGVSMPDELLTDSTFATAGSLWNTIESLRGRAA; encoded by the coding sequence ATGGACGCCGCTTTTCCGGACCTGCTCAAGCCGTTCCTCAAGTACGCGGGAACGCAGCCCATCACCGCCGAGGCCTCGCTCAACGAGCTGGGCCTGGACTCGATGCGCGCGATCGAGCTGCTGTTCACCATCGAGGACACCTACGGGGTGTCGATGCCCGACGAACTGCTGACCGACAGCACCTTCGCCACCGCCGGCAGCCTCTGGAACACCATCGAGTCGCTGCGGGGGCGGGCGGCGTGA
- a CDS encoding type III PLP-dependent enzyme — protein sequence MSELAELFERPDAPQTPAYLYDLDELARSYAALRAALPGPAELFYSLKANPHPTVVADLYAAGCRAEVCSPGELRVALAAGCDPAEVLYTGPGKRDVDLVGAVRAGVGLFSVDSPYGLDQLDRVAREHGVEVRALVRINDDTPAPGQGLTMTGVASQFGADVRWVLDRPDLFGPRRNVATVGFHLYMGSNVDGEDALVAQFTQSVDTVRRLAAAAGTQPELIDLGGGFGAPFARAGDRPDLPKLADRLTTLLADAFPGWPERGPGVAFESGRYLVGTCGTLVTRVLDVKRSQGATVVVLESGIHHLGGMSGLRRLPPIVPDLLTVDAAAGPPVPGTIVTGPLCTPLDTWARAAALPPLVPGQLVAVQNVGAYGLYASLVAFLAHPMPVEVTLAGGRITGVTRLELTRHTVIGSDRG from the coding sequence GTGTCTGAGCTGGCGGAACTCTTCGAGCGACCGGACGCGCCGCAGACCCCGGCGTACCTCTACGACCTGGACGAGCTGGCCCGATCGTACGCGGCGCTGCGGGCAGCCCTACCCGGACCCGCCGAGCTGTTCTACTCGCTGAAGGCCAACCCGCACCCGACGGTGGTCGCCGACCTGTACGCCGCCGGGTGCCGGGCGGAGGTGTGCTCTCCCGGCGAGCTGCGCGTCGCGCTGGCGGCCGGCTGCGACCCGGCCGAGGTCCTCTACACCGGGCCGGGCAAGCGGGACGTCGACCTGGTCGGGGCCGTACGGGCCGGGGTCGGGCTGTTCTCGGTCGACTCACCGTACGGGCTGGACCAGCTCGACCGGGTGGCCCGCGAGCACGGCGTCGAGGTACGCGCGCTGGTGCGGATCAACGACGACACCCCGGCCCCAGGGCAGGGCCTCACCATGACCGGCGTCGCCTCACAATTCGGCGCGGACGTGCGCTGGGTGCTGGACCGGCCCGACCTGTTCGGGCCGCGCCGGAACGTAGCCACGGTCGGATTCCACCTCTACATGGGCAGCAACGTCGACGGCGAGGACGCCCTGGTCGCCCAGTTCACCCAATCCGTCGACACCGTACGGCGGCTGGCGGCGGCGGCCGGAACGCAGCCGGAACTGATCGACCTGGGCGGCGGCTTCGGGGCGCCCTTCGCGCGGGCCGGCGACCGGCCGGACCTGCCGAAGCTGGCGGACCGGCTGACGACTTTGCTGGCCGACGCCTTCCCGGGCTGGCCGGAGCGCGGGCCGGGGGTGGCCTTCGAGTCGGGCCGGTACCTGGTCGGCACCTGCGGGACGCTGGTCACCCGGGTCCTGGACGTGAAGCGGTCGCAGGGCGCCACGGTGGTGGTGTTGGAGTCGGGCATCCACCACCTCGGCGGGATGTCCGGCCTGCGCCGGCTGCCACCGATCGTGCCGGACCTGCTCACCGTGGACGCGGCGGCCGGCCCGCCGGTGCCCGGGACCATCGTCACCGGGCCGCTGTGCACGCCGCTGGACACGTGGGCCCGCGCCGCCGCCCTCCCGCCTCTGGTCCCGGGCCAGCTGGTCGCCGTGCAGAACGTGGGCGCGTACGGCCTCTACGCCAGCCTGGTGGCCTTCCTCGCGCATCCCATGCCGGTCGAGGTCACCCTCGCCGGGGGCCGGATCACCGGCGTCACCCGGCTCGAACTCACCCGGCACACCGTTATCGGCAGCGACAGGGGTTGA
- a CDS encoding class I adenylate-forming enzyme family protein, producing MTGLLHDLLDRTATARPEAPVIAHGGLVQTYGELDAVSRRLAGWLAGRGVRRGERVVVCLPTGPLVPALLYACSRAGAVFSVVNEQSPAVALAHVLTDAEPALLVTDNPRALAVAAGHGVPTVGTAELRDVVRDGPDAEPAASPLAVDPVCLIYTSGSTGMPKAVVSTHAQVVFAVGAIASQLAYRADDVVWCALPLSFDYGMYQIFLSTLAGARLHLAATADTGPTLPRHLVNSAATVLPAVPALARGLARMLSRPGATVPALRLLTNTGAAMPPEVLRDLRARIPTLRVQLMFGLTECKRATIMPVDEDLRRPGASGRALPDTEILIVDADGAVVPPGTVGEIVVRGPHVMAGYWRRPELTAQRFPRVEGLFPQLRTGDHGWLDADGYLYFVGRRDDIYKERGIRVSVTEVEAAAYRIPQVQAAAVLPPRAEDGGDSATLFAVTELTAPEVLAALRTELDEIKTPRTCLVVPEIPLTRNGKVDRAELYRVWSEHARV from the coding sequence GTGACCGGACTGCTGCACGACCTGCTGGACCGTACCGCGACCGCCCGGCCGGAGGCGCCGGTGATCGCCCACGGCGGCCTGGTGCAAACCTACGGGGAGCTGGACGCGGTCAGCCGGCGGCTCGCCGGCTGGCTGGCCGGGCGGGGTGTCCGCCGGGGCGAACGGGTGGTCGTCTGCCTGCCCACCGGCCCACTGGTGCCGGCCCTGCTGTACGCCTGTTCCCGGGCGGGCGCCGTGTTCAGCGTCGTCAACGAGCAGTCCCCCGCGGTGGCCCTGGCGCATGTGCTGACCGACGCCGAGCCGGCGCTGCTCGTCACCGACAACCCCCGGGCGCTCGCCGTGGCCGCCGGGCACGGGGTGCCGACCGTCGGCACGGCGGAGCTGCGCGACGTCGTACGGGACGGCCCGGACGCCGAGCCGGCGGCGTCCCCGCTGGCCGTCGACCCGGTCTGCCTGATCTACACCTCCGGCAGCACCGGCATGCCGAAGGCGGTGGTGTCCACCCACGCGCAGGTGGTCTTCGCCGTCGGGGCCATCGCCTCCCAGCTCGCGTACCGGGCCGACGATGTCGTGTGGTGCGCGCTGCCGCTCTCCTTCGACTACGGCATGTACCAGATCTTCCTCAGCACCCTCGCCGGCGCCCGGCTGCACTTGGCCGCCACCGCCGACACCGGCCCGACGCTGCCCCGGCACCTGGTGAACAGCGCCGCGACGGTGCTGCCTGCCGTGCCCGCGCTCGCCCGGGGCCTGGCCCGGATGCTGTCCCGCCCGGGCGCGACCGTGCCCGCGCTGCGCCTGCTCACCAACACCGGTGCCGCGATGCCGCCCGAGGTCCTGCGCGACCTGCGCGCCCGGATCCCCACCCTGCGCGTACAGCTGATGTTCGGGCTCACCGAGTGCAAGCGGGCGACGATCATGCCGGTGGACGAGGACCTGCGCCGGCCGGGCGCCTCCGGGCGGGCCCTGCCCGACACCGAGATCCTGATCGTCGACGCGGACGGCGCGGTGGTGCCGCCCGGCACCGTCGGCGAGATCGTGGTCCGTGGCCCGCACGTGATGGCCGGCTACTGGCGTCGCCCGGAACTCACCGCGCAGCGCTTCCCCCGAGTCGAGGGGCTCTTCCCCCAGCTGCGCACGGGCGACCACGGCTGGCTCGACGCCGACGGCTACCTGTACTTCGTCGGCCGGCGCGACGACATCTACAAGGAACGCGGCATCCGCGTCAGCGTCACCGAGGTCGAGGCGGCGGCGTACCGGATACCGCAGGTGCAGGCCGCCGCCGTGCTGCCGCCCCGAGCCGAGGACGGCGGCGACTCGGCCACCCTGTTCGCGGTGACCGAGCTGACCGCGCCGGAGGTGCTCGCCGCGCTGCGTACCGAACTCGACGAGATCAAGACGCCCCGGACCTGCCTCGTCGTGCCGGAGATCCCGCTAACCCGCAACGGCAAGGTCGACCGGGCCGAGCTGTACCGGGTGTGGTCGGAGCACGCACGTGTCTGA
- a CDS encoding acyl carrier protein codes for MVTVPAVPTRSREWTPVLTGLRADLLDCVQVNLAALADRAYRPEAHLALGATLRFDTAEGPAGTPAVTASVAQRLAEAADLLGLRVTRRWDDVPGARLRELLATRSPLYVVADTFTMSWLPYAGNQHMEHSFLLVDASEQCVVVDGYHNSTQWGEARPGVWRMSAADFDAAVPRATAMTVAAEGAPVLDRAAVLRKNAAALRAGVDRIKDYLAAVRRRAGEAEAAAQLVLDVWLLGRSRALHAAWLAGDPATADAAREAAGQADAWLALAGQSYVAMRRVRRGGVFPAPVLDRLDGLLHDDVALAGRLADAGPVPPPRGGPAADPGRIRAVLADEVRAVLGVGPEVPVAGRPLKTLSGFNSFRLVEVIERAEARLGVELDPDDLTGTALHDLDSLGAVFDRARPAAQGVSGR; via the coding sequence ATGGTCACTGTGCCTGCGGTGCCGACGCGCAGCCGGGAGTGGACCCCGGTGCTGACCGGTCTCCGCGCCGACCTGCTGGACTGCGTACAGGTGAACCTGGCCGCGCTGGCGGATCGGGCCTACCGGCCCGAGGCGCACCTGGCGCTCGGCGCCACCCTGCGGTTCGACACCGCAGAGGGTCCCGCCGGGACGCCGGCGGTGACCGCGTCGGTGGCGCAGCGGCTCGCCGAGGCCGCCGACCTGCTCGGTCTGCGGGTCACCCGGCGCTGGGACGACGTGCCCGGCGCACGGCTGCGCGAGCTGCTCGCGACGCGATCGCCGCTCTACGTGGTCGCTGACACGTTCACCATGAGCTGGCTGCCGTACGCCGGCAACCAGCACATGGAGCACAGCTTCCTGCTGGTCGACGCGAGCGAGCAGTGTGTGGTGGTCGACGGCTACCACAACTCCACTCAGTGGGGCGAAGCACGACCGGGAGTGTGGCGGATGTCGGCCGCCGACTTCGACGCGGCGGTGCCCCGGGCGACCGCGATGACCGTCGCCGCCGAGGGCGCCCCGGTGCTCGACCGGGCGGCGGTCCTGAGGAAGAACGCCGCGGCGCTGCGCGCCGGGGTCGACCGGATCAAGGACTACCTGGCGGCGGTCCGGCGGCGGGCGGGCGAGGCGGAGGCGGCAGCCCAGCTGGTGCTCGACGTGTGGCTGCTCGGCCGCTCCCGGGCACTGCACGCCGCCTGGCTGGCCGGCGACCCGGCCACCGCCGACGCGGCGCGCGAGGCCGCCGGTCAAGCCGACGCCTGGCTCGCCCTGGCCGGGCAGAGCTACGTGGCGATGCGCCGGGTCCGCCGGGGCGGCGTCTTCCCCGCCCCCGTCCTCGACCGGCTCGACGGCCTGCTGCACGACGACGTGGCGCTCGCCGGTCGGCTCGCCGACGCCGGGCCGGTGCCGCCGCCGCGGGGCGGGCCGGCCGCCGACCCGGGCCGCATCCGCGCGGTCCTGGCCGACGAGGTGCGCGCCGTCCTCGGGGTGGGCCCGGAGGTGCCGGTCGCGGGACGTCCACTGAAGACGCTGTCCGGCTTCAACTCGTTCCGGCTGGTCGAGGTGATCGAGCGGGCGGAGGCCCGGCTGGGGGTGGAGCTGGACCCGGACGACCTCACCGGGACGGCCCTGCACGACCTCGACTCGCTGGGCGCCGTGTTCGACCGCGCCCGCCCGGCGGCGCAGGGGGTGTCGGGCCGGTGA
- a CDS encoding TrpB-like pyridoxal phosphate-dependent enzyme, translated as MTETPRAWRSVLPHLGYELPADVTPTDTGGPVTATLPLELIRQSVSAREFWPIPEPVTERYRTYRPAPLWRARRFEAEIGATVPVYVKYEGGNISGSHKLNTALAQAHYYHRAGFRELVTGTGAGQWGSALAAACAAFGMACTVFMVGGSLRDKPYRGSLMRLYGAELHASPSPLTEVGRAAAERPGQGNSLALAIGEAVEYARADPKRAFCIGSGETYSIIHQSVIGLEAIDQLAALDATVDAVIGCVGAGSNFGGLALPFFAADAAGEREVPADLIAVESSATPKLTRGVYAYDHTDSTGTGPMEAMYTIGSGYAIPASHSAGLRFHGAAKLISAMRHRDQVSALAVGQREALAAGRTFALTELVLPAPESGHALAAAARVATGREPGHPARHGVLVCVSGHGLLDLAAYDKLLAGLPEDRPADADALRAATASLRAVHPT; from the coding sequence GTGACCGAGACACCCCGGGCCTGGCGCAGCGTCCTGCCGCACCTCGGCTACGAGTTGCCCGCGGACGTGACGCCGACGGACACCGGCGGCCCGGTGACCGCCACCCTGCCGCTGGAGCTGATCCGGCAGAGCGTGTCGGCCCGCGAGTTCTGGCCGATCCCGGAGCCGGTGACCGAGCGCTACCGGACCTACCGGCCAGCGCCGCTGTGGCGGGCCCGCCGCTTCGAGGCCGAGATCGGGGCCACCGTCCCGGTCTACGTCAAGTACGAAGGCGGTAACATATCCGGCAGCCACAAGCTCAACACCGCGCTGGCGCAGGCCCACTACTACCACCGCGCGGGCTTCCGGGAGCTGGTCACCGGCACCGGCGCCGGGCAGTGGGGCAGCGCCCTCGCCGCCGCGTGCGCCGCGTTCGGCATGGCCTGCACAGTCTTCATGGTCGGCGGGAGCCTGCGCGACAAGCCGTACCGGGGCAGCCTGATGCGCCTCTACGGCGCGGAGTTGCACGCCAGCCCCAGCCCGCTGACCGAGGTGGGACGCGCCGCCGCCGAGCGGCCGGGGCAGGGAAACAGCCTGGCGCTGGCCATCGGAGAGGCCGTCGAGTACGCCCGGGCGGATCCCAAGCGGGCGTTCTGCATCGGCAGCGGCGAGACGTACAGCATCATCCACCAGTCGGTGATCGGCCTGGAGGCCATCGACCAGCTCGCCGCCCTCGACGCCACCGTGGATGCGGTGATCGGCTGCGTGGGCGCCGGCAGCAACTTCGGCGGGCTGGCCCTGCCGTTCTTCGCCGCCGACGCGGCCGGCGAGCGGGAGGTGCCCGCCGACCTGATCGCGGTCGAGTCCAGCGCCACCCCGAAGCTGACCCGAGGGGTGTACGCCTACGACCACACCGACTCCACCGGCACCGGCCCGATGGAGGCGATGTACACGATCGGCAGCGGGTACGCGATCCCCGCGTCGCACTCGGCGGGGCTGCGCTTCCACGGTGCGGCGAAGCTCATCTCCGCCATGCGGCACCGGGACCAGGTCTCGGCGCTGGCGGTGGGTCAGCGGGAGGCGTTGGCCGCCGGCCGGACGTTCGCCCTGACCGAGCTGGTGCTGCCCGCGCCGGAGTCGGGGCACGCGCTGGCCGCCGCCGCCCGGGTGGCGACCGGCCGCGAACCGGGGCACCCGGCGCGGCACGGGGTGCTGGTCTGCGTCAGCGGGCACGGCCTGCTCGACCTGGCCGCGTACGACAAGCTTCTCGCCGGTCTGCCCGAGGACCGGCCGGCCGACGCGGACGCGTTGCGGGCGGCGACGGCGTCGCTCCGCGCGGTCCACCCGACGTGA
- a CDS encoding phosphopantetheine-binding protein, whose translation MTDRARINEAVKRLVIRESRLAVDPATVDDLEPLNGDLLRVNSLGFLGMLIRLEDELDVTLPDDVFAGRVFTTVADLVDVVADVVKEES comes from the coding sequence ATGACCGACCGGGCCCGGATCAACGAGGCGGTGAAACGGCTGGTCATACGCGAGTCGCGGCTCGCGGTCGACCCCGCCACGGTCGACGACCTCGAACCGCTCAACGGCGACCTGCTGCGGGTCAACTCGCTGGGCTTCCTCGGCATGCTCATCCGGCTCGAGGACGAACTCGACGTGACGCTGCCGGACGACGTCTTCGCCGGGCGGGTCTTCACGACCGTCGCCGACCTGGTCGACGTCGTCGCGGACGTGGTGAAGGAGGAGTCGTGA
- a CDS encoding glutamate-5-semialdehyde dehydrogenase, protein MTDVDDILDGATRARAELPPPGDGRYDQYCDALADRLCSSWPDVLAANATDVARATEAGLGPELVDRLAVGKRHLDALVDLIARTRAALPAVIAPAAGHRAGNGATVRRLPKPLGVVLMIFEARPTVTVEGALLPVAVGNVAVLRGGAEIAATNRALALVVGGALADAGLPAGTVRVVTDPDRRLVRALLKRHDAVDVLIPRGSPSLIDYCLTSSTIPVVASGGGVNHLYVDRSADLELAARIALDSKLGEPTACNTLELVLAHADVAEELTRALLRAGAGLTVPWLLRVDPRLSAVVPAGAPVAELTADDDGREFLERAIGIRPVAGLDEAVAHIRRFGSRHTEGVVAADPAVVDAFLAGVDSAALVVNGSLRLHDGPTMGLGPELSIATGRLHVRGPVDLSALLTWSWVVDAGGRLRGAGTDEA, encoded by the coding sequence GTGACCGATGTGGACGACATCCTGGACGGCGCGACGCGGGCCCGGGCCGAGCTGCCCCCGCCCGGTGACGGGCGCTACGACCAGTACTGCGATGCCCTCGCCGACCGGCTCTGCTCCAGCTGGCCCGACGTGCTGGCGGCCAACGCCACCGACGTGGCACGGGCCACCGAGGCGGGTCTCGGTCCCGAGCTGGTGGACCGCCTGGCGGTCGGCAAGCGCCACCTCGACGCGCTGGTCGACCTGATCGCACGCACCCGTGCCGCCCTGCCTGCGGTGATTGCCCCGGCTGCCGGGCACCGGGCCGGCAACGGCGCCACCGTACGCCGGCTACCCAAGCCGCTCGGCGTGGTTCTGATGATCTTCGAGGCACGGCCGACGGTGACGGTGGAGGGCGCCTTGCTGCCCGTGGCGGTCGGCAACGTGGCCGTCCTGCGCGGCGGGGCGGAGATCGCGGCCACCAACCGGGCCCTCGCCCTCGTCGTCGGCGGGGCGCTGGCGGACGCGGGGCTGCCCGCCGGCACGGTACGGGTCGTCACCGACCCCGACCGGCGGCTGGTGCGGGCCCTGCTGAAGCGGCACGACGCGGTCGACGTCCTGATCCCCCGGGGCAGCCCGTCCCTGATCGACTACTGCCTGACCAGCTCCACCATCCCCGTCGTCGCCAGCGGCGGCGGCGTCAACCACCTCTACGTCGACCGCAGCGCAGACCTGGAGCTGGCCGCCCGGATCGCCCTCGACAGCAAGCTGGGCGAGCCCACCGCCTGCAACACCCTCGAACTGGTGCTGGCCCACGCGGACGTGGCCGAGGAGCTGACCCGGGCCCTGCTGCGGGCCGGCGCCGGGCTGACCGTGCCGTGGCTGCTGCGGGTCGACCCCCGGCTGAGCGCCGTCGTGCCCGCCGGGGCACCGGTGGCCGAGCTGACCGCCGACGACGACGGCCGGGAGTTCCTGGAACGCGCGATCGGTATCCGGCCCGTCGCCGGCCTCGACGAGGCGGTGGCCCACATCCGCCGCTTCGGTTCCCGGCACACCGAGGGCGTGGTGGCCGCCGACCCGGCCGTCGTGGACGCGTTCCTGGCCGGGGTGGACTCCGCCGCGCTGGTGGTCAACGGCTCCCTGCGCCTTCACGACGGTCCGACGATGGGGCTGGGACCGGAGCTGTCCATCGCCACCGGCCGGCTGCACGTACGCGGCCCCGTCGACCTGTCCGCCCTGCTGACCTGGAGCTGGGTCGTCGACGCCGGAGGCCGGCTGCGCGGCGCCGGGACGGATGAGGCATGA
- a CDS encoding SDR family NAD(P)-dependent oxidoreductase has translation MSPLAVVSGGTRGIGLAFSRRLVKLGHRVVAPYQGDAVAAASAVEELGDAFHPVRLDVADAEAVGAAVETLLAEHGPPTVLVNNAGINVDRPFLEMSNEDWRRVLDTNLSGVFYLTRAFAPAMLAAERDGVIVNVGATTGIRPRRNGANYCASKAGLLQLTKCLALELAPRIRVNCLIPGMTETDELVTRFRLDDPAARAEVVAEIPGGRIGTTEEIADALEFLVGPASRYLTGQKLIVDGGQFMW, from the coding sequence ATGAGCCCGCTGGCGGTCGTCAGCGGCGGCACCCGGGGCATCGGGCTCGCCTTCAGCCGCCGGCTGGTGAAGCTGGGGCACCGGGTGGTCGCCCCGTACCAGGGTGACGCCGTCGCGGCGGCGTCGGCGGTGGAGGAACTCGGCGACGCGTTCCATCCGGTCCGGCTCGACGTCGCCGACGCCGAGGCGGTGGGCGCGGCCGTGGAGACGCTGCTCGCCGAGCACGGCCCGCCGACCGTACTGGTGAACAACGCGGGCATCAACGTCGACCGGCCGTTCCTGGAGATGTCGAACGAGGACTGGCGACGGGTGCTCGACACCAACCTCTCCGGAGTCTTCTACCTCACCCGGGCATTCGCACCGGCGATGCTGGCGGCCGAGCGCGACGGCGTGATCGTCAACGTGGGCGCCACCACCGGCATCCGCCCCCGCCGCAACGGCGCGAACTACTGCGCCAGCAAGGCCGGCCTGCTCCAGCTCACCAAGTGCCTCGCGCTTGAGCTGGCGCCCCGGATCAGGGTCAACTGCCTGATCCCGGGCATGACCGAGACCGATGAGCTGGTGACCCGGTTCCGGCTGGACGACCCGGCCGCCCGGGCGGAGGTGGTCGCGGAGATCCCGGGGGGCCGCATCGGCACCACCGAGGAGATCGCCGACGCCCTGGAGTTCCTCGTCGGGCCGGCGAGCAGATACCTGACCGGGCAGAAGCTGATCGTGGACGGTGGGCAGTTCATGTGGTGA
- a CDS encoding alpha/beta fold hydrolase — MTTRLPGRLVTLLRRGARPACVLLPGAGGGLQSYLRLAAAIGETHNVVAVRASGLLPDEEPELSIAEMADAAAHALDAAGTVPAAVFGWSLGGSVAWELCVRLAERGHLPDLVLVDASPLPHRATAEEDARVRETIVGMLGPRPNPATVERVRRVFDTQVAAFADYRADRSYAGRVLMLMCTDEEFAFRAAAEARWRELAPELRAGRLDAGHFDVFDPERLPQLVDEVTPFLGRASGAMLR, encoded by the coding sequence GTGACGACCAGGCTGCCCGGCCGGCTGGTCACCTTGCTGCGGCGGGGCGCCCGACCGGCATGCGTACTGCTGCCGGGTGCCGGCGGCGGGCTGCAGTCCTACCTGCGGCTCGCGGCGGCGATCGGCGAGACCCACAACGTCGTGGCCGTACGCGCGTCCGGCCTGCTACCTGACGAGGAGCCGGAACTCAGCATCGCCGAGATGGCCGACGCAGCGGCGCATGCGCTGGACGCGGCCGGCACGGTCCCGGCGGCCGTCTTCGGCTGGTCCCTCGGCGGCTCGGTCGCCTGGGAGCTGTGCGTCCGGCTGGCCGAGCGGGGGCATCTGCCCGACTTGGTGCTGGTGGACGCCTCGCCGCTGCCGCACCGCGCCACGGCCGAGGAGGACGCCCGCGTCCGCGAGACCATCGTCGGGATGCTCGGGCCGCGTCCCAACCCGGCGACCGTCGAGCGGGTCCGGCGGGTCTTCGACACGCAGGTCGCCGCCTTTGCGGACTATCGGGCCGACCGGTCGTATGCCGGCCGGGTGCTGATGCTGATGTGCACCGACGAGGAGTTCGCGTTCCGCGCCGCGGCCGAGGCCCGGTGGCGGGAACTGGCGCCGGAGCTGAGGGCCGGGCGGCTCGACGCGGGGCACTTCGACGTCTTCGACCCCGAGCGCCTGCCGCAGCTGGTCGACGAGGTGACGCCGTTCCTTGGCCGGGCCTCCGGGGCGATGCTGCGATGA